A region from the Triticum aestivum cultivar Chinese Spring chromosome 3D, IWGSC CS RefSeq v2.1, whole genome shotgun sequence genome encodes:
- the LOC123077741 gene encoding signaling peptide TAXIMIN 1 codes for MCCCCGGDDRDHEHGCRPLGFLLGLPFALLAVLVSIVGAIIWIIGLPISCICPCCLCVTLLLEAAVELVKAPLHVMTWFTSKIPC; via the exons ATGTGCTGCTGTTGCGGCGGCGACGACCGCGACCACGAGCACGGCTGCCGCCCGCTCGGGTTCCTGCTCGGCCTGCCCTTCGCGCTCCTCGCCGTCCTCGTCTCCATCGTCGGCGCCATCATCTGGATCATCGG GCTGCCCATCTCGTGCATCTGCCCGTGCTGCCTGTGCGTGACGCTGCtgctggaggcggcggtggagctcgtcAAGGCGCCGCTCCACGTCATGACGTGGTTCACCTCCAAGATACCCTGCTGA
- the LOC123077740 gene encoding uncharacterized protein HI_0077, with the protein MVPLGRLPALPLARGSTRRRLLAAGAFAASPLPWPGLHTWRRAPPSDLRSWGPNGPCAPNTDKAGPPEAAAGVGHGSSLAEMGALVLSTADPLAKAHLTHAAFSRWAAGGLPVGLARAPDHPARPEKPLAVTQKEVPTHKAMGVPLNAYMLHNLAHVELNAIDLAWDTVVRFSPLRDTLGDGFFADFARVADDESRHFRWYSQRLAELGFRYGDMPVHNLLWRECAKSASDVSARMAVIPLVQEARGLDAGPRLVQKLIGFADHRSADIVAKVAEEELAHVSVGLYWFLKVCEMMGRVPGAAFRDLIKEHDVVMRGPFNYQSRDEAGIPREWYDEALKPEVASNLSEVHDRLACVVEMEKENASLNG; encoded by the exons ATGGTCCCGCTTGGGCGCCTTCCGGCGCTGCCGCTAGCGCGTGGCtccacgcgccgccgcctcctcgccgccgggGCCTTCGCCGCCTCACCGCTCCCATGGCCGGGCCTTCACACCTGGCGCCGGGCCCCTCCCAGCGACCTCCGCTCGTGGGGCCCCAACGGGCCCTGCGCCCCGAACACTGACAAAGCGGGACCTCCAGAAGCCGCCGCCGGAGTTGGCCACGGCTCGTCCTTGGCCGAGATGGGCGCCCTCGTGCTGTCCACCGCCGACCCCCTCGCCAAGGCGCACCTCACCCACGCCGCCTTCTCCCGGTGGGCGGCAggcgggctccccgtgggcctCGCCCGGGCCCCGGACCACCCCGCCAGGCCGGAAAAGCCCCTCGCG GTGACTCAGAAGGAGGTCCCCACGCACAAGGCGATGGGGGTGCCGCTAAACGCGTACATGCTCCACAACCTGGCGCACGTCGAGCTCAATGCCATCGACCTTGCTTGGGATACTGTGGTGCGGTTCTCGCCGCTCCGGGACACCCTGGGAGATGGCTTCTTTGCGGACTTTGCGCGTGTGGCTGACGATGAGAGCCGGCATTTTCGGTGGTATTCACAGCGGCTTGCCGAGCTTGGGTTCAG ATATGGTGATATGCCTGTCCACAATCTTTTGTGGAGGGAGTGTGCAAAATCCGCAAGTGATGTTTCTGCACGGATGGCAGTTATACCTCTAGTACAG GAAGCTAGAGGCCTTGATGCTGGACCAAGACTAGTCCAAAAGTTAATTGGCTTTGCGGACCATAGATCTGCAGACATTGTGGCAAAAGTAGCAGAGGAAGAGCTTGCACATGTTTCTGTAGGTTTATATTGGTTCCTGAAAGTATGCGAAATGATGGGCCGTGTCCCTGGTGCTGCTTTTAGAG ATCTGATAAAGGAGCATGATGTTGTAATGAGGGGTCCATTTAACTATCAGTCTCGTGATGAAGCTGGTATACCTCGAGAATG GTATGACGAGGCGCTTAAACCTGAAGTTGCAAGCAATCTTTCAGAG GTGCATGATAGGCTAGCATGTGTTGTTGAGATGGAGAAAGAGAATGCTAGTTTGAATGGCTAA
- the LOC123077738 gene encoding transcription factor GTE5, chloroplastic — translation MTSGPPSPSGKAYSRKSHGPGPKSSKARSFDAHNGPLIPTVTFSLPSTPATRRELRRRLSAELAQVRAAYKRISSLPAPAPSSALSATDPSTPLPPHPSVSKHKSKKGPPNPSGSAEARRKLYAPVFRSCAVVLARLMKHKHGWVFNVPVDASALGLHDYHTIITKPMDLGTVKSRLAAGHYKSPREFATEVRLTFQNAMKYNPKGQDVYFMAEQLLNMFEEKWPEIEAEMAQLSPQPPTPSSAPPKKQKQREREMDNARVLERSDSTAHAAPLEAPPKPHAGTARPPVLKKPKARDPNKREMTFWEKQRLSNDLQDLPAEKLDNVVQIIKKRNSSLNQHDDEIEVDIDSFDVETLWELDRFVTNYKKSITKNKRKAELSVARQDESDHEPDLEKIEHARHDEGEQDQMRTVHNTIPEPEAVDVVDVVDVEPPMVEAEPHKEIAADDNGRYMGSSSPAHLEDQKGDNVGRSSSSGSSSSESGSSSSDTDSDSSSADGSDAAQSPKS, via the exons ATGACCTCCGGCCCGCCGTCGCCTTCCGGCAAGGCTTACTCCCGCAAATCTCACGGCCCCGGCCCCAAATCCTCCAAGGCCCGCTCCTTCGACGCTCACAATGGCCCGCTGATCCCCACCGTCACCTTCTCGCTCCCCTCGACGCCGGCCACGCGACGAGAGCTACGGCGCCGCCTCTCCGCGGAGCTCGCACAGGTGCGCGCCGCCTACAAGCGCATAAGCTCCCTCCCCGCTCCCGCCCCCTCCTCCGCGCTCTCCGCCACTGACCCCTCCACCCCGCTCCCGCCGCACCCGTCCGTCTCCAAGCACAAGTCCAAGAAGGGCCCCCCGAACCCGTCCGGCTCGGCGGAGGCGCGGCGCAAGCTCTACGCTCCCGTCTTCAGGAGCTGCGCCGTGGTGCTTGCGAGGCTGATGAAGCACAAGCACGGCTGGGTGTTCAACGTGCCGGTCGACGCCAGTGCGCTTGGCCTGCACGATtaccacaccatcatcaccaagccCATGGACCTCGGCACCGTCAAGTCACGGCTGGCCGCCGGGCACTACAAGTCGCCGCGGGAGTTCGCAACCGAAGTCCGTCTGACTTTTCAGAACGCCATGAAGTACAACCCCAAGGGGCAGGATGTGTATTTCATGGCCGAGCAGCTTCTAAATATGTTCGAGGAGAAGTGGCCAGAGATTGAAGCTGAGATGGCACAGCTGTCACCGCAGCCACctacaccatcatctgccccacccaagaagcagaagcagagggagagggagatggataATGCTAGAGTACTAGAGAGGTCTGACTCCACAGCGCATGCTGCACCATTGGAGGCTCCCCCGAAGCCGCACGCTGGTACCGCCAGACCCCCAGTTTTAAAGAAGCCAAAGGCAAGGGATCCTAATAAGAGGGAGATGACGTTCTGGGAGAAGCAGCGGCTTAGTAATGACCTCCAGGACTTGCCAGCCGAGAAGCTCGATAATGTTGTACAGATCATAAAGAAGAGGAACTCATCACTCAATCAGCATGACGATGAGATTGAGGTTGATATAGATAGCTTTGATGTTGAGACATTATGGGAGCTTGATAGATTTGTGACAAACTACAAGAAAAGTATAACCAAGAATAAGCGGAAGGCCGAGCTTTCCGTAGCAAGGCAGGATGAGTCCGACCATGAGCCGGATTTGGAGAAGATTGAGCATGCAAGGCATGATGAGGGAGAGCAGGATCAGATGCGCACAGTACACAATACG ATCCCAGAACCAGAAGCAGTTGATGTAGTTGATGTGGTTGATGTTGAACCACCTATGGTTGAAGCTGAACCACATAAGGAAATTGCAGCAG ATGACAATGGGAGATATATGGGTTCATCATCACCTGCTCATTTGGAAGATCAGAAAGGAGACAATGTCGGTAGATCAAGTAGTTCTGGAAGCTCTAGCAGTGAATCAGGGTCTTCCTCCAGTG ATACGGATTCTGATAGTTCATCAGCAGATGGATCTGATGCCGCACAGTCACCCAAATCGTAA
- the LOC123077742 gene encoding aarF domain-containing protein kinase 1 isoform X1, translating to MLRRRRAPLLLAAAAGAALATTSATSPSADGLGVASTFHGVARSSRAIYTIGFVVVDYKYSLRGLVPGSADYRGKLSEVHLRSAKKLLRLCEANRGFYVKAGQFVSSLRQVPKEYISTLSCLQDQATPCKYQDIKIVIEQNLGRDLHGIFLEFDEHPIAAASIAQVHRGRLNNNQEVAVKVQYPGLERRMKLDIMTMSLLSKYVSLIFPDYRFEKILLEFERTMSMELDFTQEAKNSERTTSCFRKNDVVKVPHVFWELTTKEVLTMEFCTGHKVDDLDFLRKADISPTKVAKALIELFGEMIFIHGFVHGDPHPGNILVSPRGQGRFSLVLLDHGIYKELDPKFRLDYCKLWKALISLDVQKILELGEQFGVGKYAKYFPLIFTGRTIDSKSALGTQISGEEKTRIKQDLNSLGMDDISSFMESLPPDFLVILRTDGLLRSILGNLGAPRHVRLLAYAKCAIYGHEEQSRLESGAINRITLQIKTSISYLHLRILIELARLLVQFNDYKHKAKDKLSWMLQKISREVLGWYKALM from the exons atgctccgccgccgccgtgcccctctcctcctcgcggccgcggcGGGCGCGGCCCTGGCGACCACGTCCGCCACCTCCCCTTCCGCCGACGGTCTCGGCGTCGCTTCCACGTTCCACGGCGtcgcccgctcctcccgcgccatTTACACG ATTGGCTTCGTGGTCGTGGACTACAAATACTCGCTGCGGGGGCTGGTTCCTGGATCGGCAGATTACCGGGGTAAGCTCTCCGAG GTTCACTTGAGGTCAGCAAAAAAGCTGCTTAGACTATGTGAAGCGAATAGAGGCTTTTATGTAAAAGCTGGTCAGTTTGTTTCATCACTAAGACAAGTACCGAAGGAGTACATATCAACTCTATCCTGCCTGCAGGATCAG GCAACTCCATGCAAATATCAAGATATCAAAATAGTGATTGAACAAAATTTGGGCAGGGATCTACATGGCAT ATTCCTGGAATTTGATGAACATCCGATCGCTGCTGCATCAATTGCTCAGGTTCATCGAGGTCGGTTGAATAATAATCAGGAAGTAGCTGTAAAG GTTCAGTATCCTGGGTTGGAGCGGCGAATGAAGCTAGACATAATGACTATGTCCCTCTTGTCAAAATATGTCTCTTTG ATCTTTCCTGATTATAGGTTTGAGAAAATATTACTTGAATTTGAGAGAACCATGTCAATGGAACTGG ATTTTACCCAAGAGGCTAAGAATTCCGAGAGAACTACAAGCTGCTTCAGGAAAAATGATGTTGTCAAAGTACCTCATGTTTTTTGG GAACTGACAACCAAGGAGGTCTTGACAATGGAATTTTGTACTGGCCACAAG GTTGATGACTTGGACTTCCTAAGGAAAGCCGATATCAGCCCTACAAAG GTAGCTAAAGCATTAATCGAACTGTTTGGTGAAATGATATTTATACATGGTTTTGTTCATGGTGATCCTCATCCTGGAAACATATTGGTTTCTCCTCGAGGCCAAGGGAGATTTTCATTAG TTTTGTTGGATCATGGTATTTATAAAGAATTGGACCCAAAGTTTAGACTGGACTACTGTAAGCTGTGGAAAGCATTGATATCGCTGGATGTGCAAAAAATTCTGGAGTTAGGTGAACAGTTTGGTGTCGGGAAATATGCGAAGTACTTTCCTTTAATATTCACTGGAAGGACTATAGACAG CAAATCAGCTCTTGGAACACAAATATCTGGTGAAGAGAAGACACGTATAAAGCAGGACTTGAACTCTCTTGGAATGGATGATATATCTTCATTTATGGAATCCTTGCCGCCTGATTTTCTTGTCATACTTCGAACCGA TGGACTATTGAGGTCCATTTTAGGGAATCTAGGGGCGCCACGTCATGTTCGACTTCTTGCTTATGCAAAGTGTGCCATATACGGCCATGAGGAACAGTCCAGATTGGAGTCCG GTGCAATCAACCGTATAACGTTGCAAATCAAAACAAGCATTAGCTATCTCCATCTGAGGATACTCATTG AATTAGCGAGGTTGTTGGTGCAATTTAATGACTACAAGCATAAGGCCAAGGACAAATTGAGTTGGATGCTCCAGAAGATAAGTAGAGAGGTTTTGGGATGGTACAAAGCTCTGATGTGA
- the LOC123077742 gene encoding aarF domain-containing protein kinase 1 isoform X2 has protein sequence MLRRRRAPLLLAAAAGAALATTSATSPSADGLGVASTFHGVARSSRAIYTIGFVVVDYKYSLRGLVPGSADYRGKLSEVHLRSAKKLLRLCEANRGFYVKAGQFVSSLRQVPKEYISTLSCLQDQATPCKYQDIKIVIEQNLGRDLHGIFLEFDEHPIAAASIAQVHRGRLNNNQEVAVKYPGLERRMKLDIMTMSLLSKYVSLIFPDYRFEKILLEFERTMSMELDFTQEAKNSERTTSCFRKNDVVKVPHVFWELTTKEVLTMEFCTGHKVDDLDFLRKADISPTKVAKALIELFGEMIFIHGFVHGDPHPGNILVSPRGQGRFSLVLLDHGIYKELDPKFRLDYCKLWKALISLDVQKILELGEQFGVGKYAKYFPLIFTGRTIDSKSALGTQISGEEKTRIKQDLNSLGMDDISSFMESLPPDFLVILRTDGLLRSILGNLGAPRHVRLLAYAKCAIYGHEEQSRLESGAINRITLQIKTSISYLHLRILIELARLLVQFNDYKHKAKDKLSWMLQKISREVLGWYKALM, from the exons atgctccgccgccgccgtgcccctctcctcctcgcggccgcggcGGGCGCGGCCCTGGCGACCACGTCCGCCACCTCCCCTTCCGCCGACGGTCTCGGCGTCGCTTCCACGTTCCACGGCGtcgcccgctcctcccgcgccatTTACACG ATTGGCTTCGTGGTCGTGGACTACAAATACTCGCTGCGGGGGCTGGTTCCTGGATCGGCAGATTACCGGGGTAAGCTCTCCGAG GTTCACTTGAGGTCAGCAAAAAAGCTGCTTAGACTATGTGAAGCGAATAGAGGCTTTTATGTAAAAGCTGGTCAGTTTGTTTCATCACTAAGACAAGTACCGAAGGAGTACATATCAACTCTATCCTGCCTGCAGGATCAG GCAACTCCATGCAAATATCAAGATATCAAAATAGTGATTGAACAAAATTTGGGCAGGGATCTACATGGCAT ATTCCTGGAATTTGATGAACATCCGATCGCTGCTGCATCAATTGCTCAGGTTCATCGAGGTCGGTTGAATAATAATCAGGAAGTAGCTGTAAAG TATCCTGGGTTGGAGCGGCGAATGAAGCTAGACATAATGACTATGTCCCTCTTGTCAAAATATGTCTCTTTG ATCTTTCCTGATTATAGGTTTGAGAAAATATTACTTGAATTTGAGAGAACCATGTCAATGGAACTGG ATTTTACCCAAGAGGCTAAGAATTCCGAGAGAACTACAAGCTGCTTCAGGAAAAATGATGTTGTCAAAGTACCTCATGTTTTTTGG GAACTGACAACCAAGGAGGTCTTGACAATGGAATTTTGTACTGGCCACAAG GTTGATGACTTGGACTTCCTAAGGAAAGCCGATATCAGCCCTACAAAG GTAGCTAAAGCATTAATCGAACTGTTTGGTGAAATGATATTTATACATGGTTTTGTTCATGGTGATCCTCATCCTGGAAACATATTGGTTTCTCCTCGAGGCCAAGGGAGATTTTCATTAG TTTTGTTGGATCATGGTATTTATAAAGAATTGGACCCAAAGTTTAGACTGGACTACTGTAAGCTGTGGAAAGCATTGATATCGCTGGATGTGCAAAAAATTCTGGAGTTAGGTGAACAGTTTGGTGTCGGGAAATATGCGAAGTACTTTCCTTTAATATTCACTGGAAGGACTATAGACAG CAAATCAGCTCTTGGAACACAAATATCTGGTGAAGAGAAGACACGTATAAAGCAGGACTTGAACTCTCTTGGAATGGATGATATATCTTCATTTATGGAATCCTTGCCGCCTGATTTTCTTGTCATACTTCGAACCGA TGGACTATTGAGGTCCATTTTAGGGAATCTAGGGGCGCCACGTCATGTTCGACTTCTTGCTTATGCAAAGTGTGCCATATACGGCCATGAGGAACAGTCCAGATTGGAGTCCG GTGCAATCAACCGTATAACGTTGCAAATCAAAACAAGCATTAGCTATCTCCATCTGAGGATACTCATTG AATTAGCGAGGTTGTTGGTGCAATTTAATGACTACAAGCATAAGGCCAAGGACAAATTGAGTTGGATGCTCCAGAAGATAAGTAGAGAGGTTTTGGGATGGTACAAAGCTCTGATGTGA
- the LOC123077742 gene encoding aarF domain-containing protein kinase 1 isoform X3: MLRRRRAPLLLAAAAGAALATTSATSPSADGLGVASTFHGVARSSRAIYTIGFVVVDYKYSLRGLVPGSADYRGKLSEVHLRSAKKLLRLCEANRGFYVKAGQFVSSLRQVPKEYISTLSCLQDQATPCKYQDIKIVIEQNLGRDLHGIFLEFDEHPIAAASIAQVHRGRLNNNQEVAVKVQYPGLERRMKLDIMTMSLLSKYVSLIFPDYRFEKILLEFERTMSMELDFTQEAKNSERTTSCFRKNDVVKVPHVFWELTTKEVLTMEFCTGHKVDDLDFLRKADISPTKVAKALIELFGEMIFIHGFVHGDPHPGNILVSPRGQGRFSLVLLDHGIYKELDPKFRLDYCKLWKALISLDVQKILELGEQFGVGKYAKYFPLIFTGRTIDSKSALGTQISGEEKTRIKQDLNSLGMDDISSFMESLPPDFLVILRTDGLLRSILGNLGAPRHVRLLAYAKCAIYGHEEQSRLESELARLLVQFNDYKHKAKDKLSWMLQKISREVLGWYKALM, encoded by the exons atgctccgccgccgccgtgcccctctcctcctcgcggccgcggcGGGCGCGGCCCTGGCGACCACGTCCGCCACCTCCCCTTCCGCCGACGGTCTCGGCGTCGCTTCCACGTTCCACGGCGtcgcccgctcctcccgcgccatTTACACG ATTGGCTTCGTGGTCGTGGACTACAAATACTCGCTGCGGGGGCTGGTTCCTGGATCGGCAGATTACCGGGGTAAGCTCTCCGAG GTTCACTTGAGGTCAGCAAAAAAGCTGCTTAGACTATGTGAAGCGAATAGAGGCTTTTATGTAAAAGCTGGTCAGTTTGTTTCATCACTAAGACAAGTACCGAAGGAGTACATATCAACTCTATCCTGCCTGCAGGATCAG GCAACTCCATGCAAATATCAAGATATCAAAATAGTGATTGAACAAAATTTGGGCAGGGATCTACATGGCAT ATTCCTGGAATTTGATGAACATCCGATCGCTGCTGCATCAATTGCTCAGGTTCATCGAGGTCGGTTGAATAATAATCAGGAAGTAGCTGTAAAG GTTCAGTATCCTGGGTTGGAGCGGCGAATGAAGCTAGACATAATGACTATGTCCCTCTTGTCAAAATATGTCTCTTTG ATCTTTCCTGATTATAGGTTTGAGAAAATATTACTTGAATTTGAGAGAACCATGTCAATGGAACTGG ATTTTACCCAAGAGGCTAAGAATTCCGAGAGAACTACAAGCTGCTTCAGGAAAAATGATGTTGTCAAAGTACCTCATGTTTTTTGG GAACTGACAACCAAGGAGGTCTTGACAATGGAATTTTGTACTGGCCACAAG GTTGATGACTTGGACTTCCTAAGGAAAGCCGATATCAGCCCTACAAAG GTAGCTAAAGCATTAATCGAACTGTTTGGTGAAATGATATTTATACATGGTTTTGTTCATGGTGATCCTCATCCTGGAAACATATTGGTTTCTCCTCGAGGCCAAGGGAGATTTTCATTAG TTTTGTTGGATCATGGTATTTATAAAGAATTGGACCCAAAGTTTAGACTGGACTACTGTAAGCTGTGGAAAGCATTGATATCGCTGGATGTGCAAAAAATTCTGGAGTTAGGTGAACAGTTTGGTGTCGGGAAATATGCGAAGTACTTTCCTTTAATATTCACTGGAAGGACTATAGACAG CAAATCAGCTCTTGGAACACAAATATCTGGTGAAGAGAAGACACGTATAAAGCAGGACTTGAACTCTCTTGGAATGGATGATATATCTTCATTTATGGAATCCTTGCCGCCTGATTTTCTTGTCATACTTCGAACCGA TGGACTATTGAGGTCCATTTTAGGGAATCTAGGGGCGCCACGTCATGTTCGACTTCTTGCTTATGCAAAGTGTGCCATATACGGCCATGAGGAACAGTCCAGATTGGAGTCCG AATTAGCGAGGTTGTTGGTGCAATTTAATGACTACAAGCATAAGGCCAAGGACAAATTGAGTTGGATGCTCCAGAAGATAAGTAGAGAGGTTTTGGGATGGTACAAAGCTCTGATGTGA